The Haloferax sp. Atlit-12N genome window below encodes:
- a CDS encoding glycosyltransferase family 2 protein: MGTSSAHNEPQRAKQLGNGTSETSASDIQLSGDELLLSADSDITPTLSVVMPTLNEEGGIAQCIEWVKAALEDMQIYGEVVVADSSDDRTPEIAAENGAVVIEPDGKGYGYAYLYAFERVRGQYIAMGDADCTYDFKELPKLLNMVRSGDADMAMGSRLEGEILPGSMPPLHEHVGNPLLTKFLNVFYGAGVSDAHSGMRVFTRDAWETMECSSTGMEFASEMIMEAGAKDLEIEEKPITYHPREGEANLESFPDGWRHVRFMLVNAPGYLFSAPGFGLSVVGVLALVMAWSGVELGGAQFGIHTGIGGGLLTLAGFQLMLFGAFSTVSSDPVRGASDPFTTWFTKRISLERGATIGSLVFLAGLAYGGYLAFTWVTSGFSALPIAVADVVATVAVVVGLQMVFGSFLLGSLDE; this comes from the coding sequence ATGGGAACGTCAAGCGCACACAACGAACCCCAGCGTGCAAAACAGCTGGGTAATGGAACGAGCGAAACGTCAGCATCGGATATCCAACTCAGTGGTGATGAGTTGCTGTTGTCCGCAGACAGCGACATCACGCCGACGCTCTCGGTCGTGATGCCCACCCTCAACGAAGAAGGTGGCATCGCCCAGTGTATCGAGTGGGTCAAAGCCGCCCTCGAGGACATGCAGATCTACGGCGAGGTCGTCGTCGCCGACAGTTCGGACGACCGCACGCCCGAGATTGCGGCAGAGAATGGTGCGGTCGTCATCGAACCCGACGGCAAGGGCTACGGGTACGCCTACCTGTACGCCTTCGAGCGCGTCCGCGGCCAGTACATCGCCATGGGCGACGCTGACTGTACCTACGACTTCAAGGAGCTGCCGAAGCTCCTGAACATGGTTCGCTCCGGTGATGCGGATATGGCCATGGGCTCGCGGCTTGAAGGTGAGATCTTGCCCGGGTCGATGCCACCGCTGCACGAACACGTCGGCAACCCGCTGTTGACGAAGTTCTTGAACGTGTTCTACGGCGCTGGCGTGAGTGACGCGCACAGTGGGATGCGCGTGTTCACGCGTGATGCCTGGGAGACCATGGAGTGTTCGTCGACGGGCATGGAGTTCGCCAGCGAAATGATTATGGAGGCCGGGGCGAAGGACCTCGAGATCGAAGAGAAGCCGATTACCTACCATCCCCGTGAGGGTGAGGCCAACCTCGAGAGCTTCCCCGATGGCTGGCGACACGTTCGGTTTATGCTCGTGAATGCGCCCGGCTACCTGTTCTCTGCACCTGGGTTCGGGTTGTCTGTGGTTGGTGTGCTGGCGCTGGTGATGGCGTGGAGTGGTGTGGAGCTTGGCGGCGCGCAGTTCGGCATTCACACCGGGATTGGTGGTGGGTTGTTGACGCTCGCTGGCTTCCAGTTGATGCTGTTCGGGGCGTTCTCGACGGTGTCTTCGGATCCGGTTCGTGGTGCGTCGGATCCGTTTACGACGTGGTTCACGAAGCGGATTTCGCTTGAGAGAGGGGCGACGATCGGCTCGCTCGTGTTCCTTGCTGGGCTCGCCTACGGTGGCTACCTGGCCTTTACGTGGGTGACGAGCGGGTTCAGTGCGCTGCCTATCGCGGTTGCCGACGTGGTTGCGACCGTGGCCGTGGTGGTCGGGTTGCAGATGGTGTTCGGGTCGTTCCTGTTGGGTTCGCTCGACGAGTAG
- a CDS encoding type IV pilin — protein MQLTHLFKDDSAVSPVIGVILMVAITVILAAVIGTFVLGLGDQVGDTAPQASFSFDYDNAQYDLVVTHESGEAIDDARLSVAGDALNTTQTTTPWTTTVTAGTPVTLEVKDTLTGGETVRVVWTSESGSNSATLQKWTYNG, from the coding sequence ATGCAACTTACACACCTCTTCAAAGACGACTCCGCTGTTTCGCCGGTTATCGGCGTGATTCTGATGGTCGCGATTACCGTCATCCTCGCGGCCGTCATCGGGACGTTCGTCCTCGGCCTCGGCGACCAAGTCGGCGACACCGCCCCGCAGGCGAGTTTTAGCTTCGATTACGACAACGCCCAGTACGATCTCGTCGTCACTCACGAGAGCGGGGAAGCGATTGATGACGCAAGGCTCTCTGTCGCTGGTGACGCACTGAACACCACTCAAACCACGACTCCCTGGACTACTACTGTCACTGCGGGTACGCCAGTCACCCTCGAAGTGAAAGATACTCTCACTGGTGGCGAAACCGTCCGCGTTGTCTGGACCTCGGAATCCGGGTCTAACTCTGCGACCCTGCAGAAGTGGACCTACAACGGCTAA
- a CDS encoding metal-dependent hydrolase, with translation MYPLGHLALGYLSVVAFARVRDWEFQYPHGKFRYPHGLTLALLAIGTQLPDIIDKPLAYAGVLPNGRSLAHSLLILTPVVFLGVRYLTHKGYGTEARVLAVAIASHILGDSYLLVFRQEWRELGFLLWPVVPGLQYPSDDIAPWARILNAGFDSPQLQFQYLLFAGAVAIWLVSVYRRRRRRAST, from the coding sequence GTGTATCCCCTTGGCCACCTCGCACTCGGCTATCTCTCCGTCGTGGCCTTCGCTCGCGTGCGTGACTGGGAGTTCCAGTACCCCCACGGGAAGTTCCGATACCCTCACGGCCTGACGCTCGCGCTCCTCGCCATAGGGACGCAACTGCCGGACATTATCGACAAGCCGCTGGCCTACGCGGGCGTGCTCCCGAACGGGCGGTCGCTCGCGCATTCACTCCTAATACTCACCCCGGTCGTCTTCCTTGGTGTCCGGTATCTCACACACAAGGGCTACGGCACCGAAGCGCGCGTCCTCGCGGTCGCAATCGCATCACACATCCTTGGCGACTCGTATCTCCTCGTCTTCCGCCAGGAGTGGCGCGAACTCGGCTTTCTGTTGTGGCCCGTCGTGCCCGGCCTCCAGTACCCGAGCGACGACATCGCCCCGTGGGCGCGGATTCTCAACGCCGGCTTCGACAGCCCGCAACTGCAGTTCCAGTATCTGCTGTTCGCCGGTGCCGTGGCCATCTGGCTCGTGAGCGTCTATCGACGACGCCGGCGTCGAGCGTCGACGTGA
- a CDS encoding flippase: MTDISDSLSSIAGSAALMMVGSLIGRSLGLVAETLLARELGPEVYGSVALAYTIVSTSGNILLLGVHDGVTRFSSTASRKSSRWEMVLAGSITAATAGSIGMLLIWFFSGSLTQIMSLPDLNRSLILISPYLVVFPLSKVTIGILRAGEQSLATVLSRSIAARVGGLAILGGFVHLGVSEKTAIVYWISIPSIIVAFGWFFIHRSGFLSKDSFSVPSKSEFIRLLGFSWPLALSSIIFLFLSQLDVLMIGYFLDAGNVGNYRAIQPLRQATTVVLSSFGFLFLPLATRAFEQGNQTELDQLFTTITKWSVILTLPVVLVFVFESDRIVNFLFGPAYESAALPLAILCGGLFVRSLTGPNGDMVQAIKNTRIEFVSGIGGVVANFTLNLIFIPAYGIAGAALATVAGYTVYNVIELYLIYERVGVTPFSSNIVKPILLSTVLTYFIHNQINLSKPIISIITMAAMTTLLVLSSVILTNSIEDTDMVLLDKFEKKVGRDLRFTRKVLEYGR; encoded by the coding sequence GTGACTGACATTTCTGATTCACTAAGCTCAATCGCTGGAAGTGCTGCGCTGATGATGGTTGGTTCGCTAATTGGCAGGTCATTAGGGTTGGTTGCTGAGACTCTATTGGCCAGAGAGTTAGGACCAGAAGTCTACGGTAGTGTGGCGCTTGCTTACACAATTGTGTCAACCTCTGGGAACATATTACTTTTAGGGGTTCATGATGGAGTTACGAGGTTCTCTTCGACAGCTAGTAGAAAATCTTCACGTTGGGAAATGGTTTTAGCAGGTAGTATAACCGCCGCTACAGCCGGATCGATAGGGATGCTGTTGATTTGGTTTTTCTCGGGATCCCTCACTCAGATTATGTCCCTCCCTGATTTAAATAGAAGTCTAATACTCATTTCACCATATTTAGTGGTGTTTCCCCTGTCTAAAGTTACAATTGGAATCCTTCGTGCCGGAGAACAGAGTTTAGCAACAGTCTTGTCTCGGTCCATCGCCGCCCGAGTGGGTGGGTTAGCAATCTTAGGTGGTTTTGTTCACCTTGGTGTATCTGAAAAGACTGCGATAGTGTACTGGATTTCAATTCCATCAATAATTGTGGCGTTTGGTTGGTTCTTTATTCACAGATCTGGTTTTCTCAGCAAGGATTCGTTTTCTGTCCCTTCCAAATCCGAATTTATCCGTCTATTGGGTTTTTCTTGGCCTCTTGCCCTTAGTTCGATTATCTTTTTGTTTCTATCCCAATTAGATGTTCTAATGATTGGTTACTTTTTAGACGCAGGGAATGTTGGGAATTATAGAGCAATCCAACCATTAAGACAAGCAACGACTGTTGTTCTTTCATCTTTTGGCTTCTTGTTCTTGCCACTAGCAACGAGAGCATTCGAGCAGGGTAACCAGACTGAGTTAGACCAATTATTCACAACAATTACAAAGTGGTCGGTTATACTCACACTACCAGTTGTGTTAGTTTTTGTTTTCGAATCAGATAGAATTGTGAATTTCCTCTTCGGTCCAGCTTATGAAAGTGCAGCACTCCCACTTGCTATTCTCTGTGGAGGTTTGTTTGTCCGATCACTTACGGGTCCTAATGGCGATATGGTACAAGCAATAAAAAATACCCGAATTGAATTCGTTTCTGGAATTGGTGGTGTGGTTGCAAATTTCACTCTCAACTTAATATTCATCCCAGCCTATGGAATTGCTGGTGCAGCACTCGCAACTGTGGCAGGATATACTGTATATAATGTCATTGAGCTGTATTTAATATACGAGAGAGTTGGTGTGACTCCGTTTTCCTCTAATATTGTTAAACCAATATTATTGAGCACCGTGTTAACGTATTTTATTCATAATCAAATTAATTTATCAAAGCCAATTATATCTATAATTACTATGGCAGCTATGACGACATTATTGGTCCTTTCTTCGGTGATTCTTACAAATAGTATTGAAGATACGGATATGGTTCTCTTGGACAAATTTGAGAAAAAGGTTGGAAGAGACCTCCGATTCACACGGAAAGTTTTAGAATATGGTCGCTAA